From a single Athene noctua chromosome 2, bAthNoc1.hap1.1, whole genome shotgun sequence genomic region:
- the CMC1 gene encoding COX assembly mitochondrial protein homolog, protein MEPPPGAAESSKLRHVEKDVLIPQIMRERAKELCSDKVQAFTKCCQETGLLMVVKCRQENTALKDCLVGYYSDPLFYEECKAEYLKQREEYRATGIKKKRQTLTSNV, encoded by the exons AAAGTTCTAAGCTGAGACATgtagaaaaagatgttttgattCCGCAAATAATGAGGGAACGAGCCAAGGAGCTGTGTTCAGATAAAGTGCAAG CATTTACAAAATGCTGTCAAGAAACTGGTTTGCTTATGGTGGTGAAGTGTCGGCAAGAGAACACAGCACTGAAAGACTGTCTGGTTGGCTA CTATTCTGATCCATTATTCTACGAAGAATGCAAAGCAGAATATCTGAAGCAAAGAGAAGAATACAGAGCAactggaattaagaaaaaaagacagacgCTTACTTCAAATGTGTAG